One window of the Acidimicrobiales bacterium genome contains the following:
- a CDS encoding DUF1684 domain-containing protein, with product MRDAISLTSYRSRVAEIYSEVRAAGCSQGSWSAWRADRDRLFADHPMSPVVPANRPGFDGAPFFAYDPTWCLVAKLDTTTGAAVDGDGVTPLSHSGAGTTPYSRVGDAVFERAGVEMRLGVWWIEEYSGGLFVPFRDATCGVQTYGGGRYLLDTAKGADLGGAGVAPDGADLLWLDFNFAYHPSCAWDPRWSCPLAPGANHLEVEVAVGEMDPVG from the coding sequence GTGCGTGACGCCATCTCCCTCACCTCGTATCGGAGTCGCGTGGCGGAGATCTATTCGGAGGTGAGGGCCGCCGGATGCTCGCAGGGGTCGTGGTCGGCGTGGCGGGCCGATCGCGACCGGCTCTTCGCCGACCATCCGATGTCCCCCGTCGTCCCCGCGAACCGGCCCGGCTTCGACGGTGCGCCGTTCTTCGCGTACGACCCGACGTGGTGTCTCGTCGCGAAGCTGGACACGACGACCGGTGCGGCGGTCGACGGGGACGGCGTGACCCCGTTGAGTCACAGCGGCGCGGGGACGACGCCCTACAGCCGCGTGGGTGACGCGGTGTTCGAGCGGGCCGGTGTCGAGATGCGCCTCGGCGTGTGGTGGATCGAGGAGTACTCCGGTGGGCTCTTCGTCCCCTTCCGAGACGCCACGTGTGGCGTGCAGACCTATGGCGGCGGCCGATACCTGCTCGACACCGCCAAGGGCGCCGACCTGGGCGGGGCCGGGGTCGCTCCCGACGGGGCCGATCTGTTGTGGCTGGACTTCAACTTCGCCTACCACCCGTCGTGCGCGTGGGATCCACGGTGGTCGTGTCCGCTCGCTCCGGGCGCGAACCACCTCGAGGTGGAGGTTGCGGTGGGGGAGATGGACCCGGTCGGCTGA
- a CDS encoding AI-2E family transporter, giving the protein MTEREDDTEPDDGTEPAAPTGRLRPGSEIPAWLDRAAGWSWRILLIAALAGLAGWLFLRMRIVVLPVFVALLGTAVLYPPVAWLKRRGIPAAIAALLVSLLAVLATAGAVSVVSVALVDELGDNEQWNEVLDDVRDWLQTGPLDLDETQVDDLENRVRDGLSDGLIGNGVDRVRLVAELATGVFLAGILTFFFLKDGDRIWTWLVSRIAPNRAPHVDRAGQAAFTSLSRYMTAVAITGVIDAVAISLGLVLIGVPLVVPLAIITFFGAFFPIVGATTAGAIATIVALVANGPVDAVLVAGVALAVQQLEGDVLMPILMRRAVELHPVAVLVALGAGGALAGLLGAFVAVPLAAMGLAAMSTWPRPEALQTGGAQPRELHFDEIDETGTGTAGDDD; this is encoded by the coding sequence GTGACCGAGCGCGAGGACGACACCGAACCGGACGACGGGACTGAACCGGCGGCGCCGACGGGACGACTACGACCCGGGTCCGAGATCCCCGCGTGGCTCGACCGGGCCGCCGGCTGGTCGTGGCGCATCCTGTTGATCGCGGCACTCGCAGGTCTCGCGGGATGGCTCTTCCTACGGATGCGGATCGTCGTGCTTCCCGTCTTCGTCGCCCTGCTCGGCACCGCTGTCCTCTACCCACCCGTCGCGTGGCTGAAGCGACGGGGAATCCCCGCCGCCATCGCGGCGCTGCTCGTGTCGCTTCTCGCGGTGCTGGCCACAGCGGGCGCGGTCTCCGTCGTGTCGGTGGCACTCGTCGACGAACTCGGCGACAACGAGCAGTGGAACGAGGTGCTCGACGACGTCCGGGACTGGCTGCAGACCGGCCCCCTGGACCTCGACGAGACCCAGGTCGACGACCTCGAGAACCGGGTCCGTGACGGCCTCTCCGACGGCCTGATCGGTAACGGCGTCGACCGTGTCCGCCTGGTGGCCGAACTCGCCACCGGCGTCTTTCTCGCAGGCATCCTGACGTTCTTCTTCCTCAAGGACGGCGACCGCATCTGGACCTGGCTCGTCAGCCGGATCGCGCCGAACAGGGCGCCACACGTCGACCGGGCCGGACAGGCGGCGTTCACATCCCTGAGCCGCTACATGACCGCCGTGGCGATCACCGGCGTGATCGACGCGGTCGCCATCTCGCTGGGGCTCGTGCTGATCGGCGTCCCGCTCGTGGTCCCCCTCGCGATCATCACGTTCTTCGGCGCGTTCTTCCCGATCGTCGGAGCGACGACGGCCGGTGCGATCGCGACGATCGTCGCGCTGGTGGCCAACGGTCCGGTCGACGCGGTCCTCGTCGCAGGTGTCGCACTCGCCGTCCAGCAACTCGAAGGCGACGTGCTCATGCCGATTCTCATGCGTAGGGCCGTGGAGCTGCATCCGGTGGCGGTGCTGGTCGCGCTCGGCGCCGGTGGAGCCCTCGCCGGCCTGCTCGGCGCATTCGTCGCCGTACCGCTCGCGGCGATGGGACTAGCGGCGATGTCGACGTGGCCCCGACCCGAGGCGCTTCAGACCGGCGGAGCGCAACCCCGCGAGCTGCACTTCGACGAGATCGACGAGACCGGGACCGGGACCGCAGGCGACGACGACTGA
- a CDS encoding metal-dependent transcriptional regulator, protein MYEAPEYHPAFEEYCETIFELAEDGVDVIQARIAERLEVSRPAVSEMVRKLEKDGLVVLDGGSIALSADGEVLARQVVRRHRIAERFLTDVLGLSWTEAHHEAGKWEHVISPVVESAMIRVLDDPTTCPHGNPIPGSSYERPPELVELSSLRVGARFTVERIPEELEFRPGLLDFLEDSAVVPGRIGVVTAMSPDGTTTVEIDGSTVGVGSFASERILVSGS, encoded by the coding sequence ATGTACGAGGCGCCCGAGTACCACCCCGCCTTCGAGGAGTACTGCGAGACGATCTTCGAGTTGGCCGAAGACGGCGTGGATGTCATCCAGGCGCGGATCGCGGAACGACTGGAGGTGTCCCGGCCGGCCGTGTCGGAGATGGTGCGCAAACTCGAGAAGGACGGGCTGGTGGTCCTCGACGGTGGCTCGATCGCGCTCAGTGCGGATGGCGAGGTGCTGGCCCGCCAGGTGGTTCGTCGTCACCGGATCGCCGAGCGCTTCCTGACCGACGTGCTCGGGTTGAGCTGGACCGAGGCCCACCATGAGGCCGGGAAGTGGGAACACGTCATCTCCCCTGTGGTCGAGTCGGCGATGATCCGGGTGCTCGACGATCCGACGACCTGTCCGCACGGCAACCCGATTCCCGGTTCGTCCTATGAGCGGCCGCCCGAACTCGTCGAGCTGTCGAGCCTGAGGGTGGGGGCGCGCTTCACCGTCGAGCGGATCCCCGAGGAGCTCGAGTTCCGCCCGGGACTGCTGGACTTCCTCGAGGACTCGGCGGTCGTCCCGGGGCGGATCGGTGTAGTGACCGCGATGTCGCCCGACGGGACGACCACCGTGGAGATCGACGGCAGCACGGTCGGGGTCGGCTCCTTCGCGTCGGAGAGGATCCTCGTCTCCGGTTCCTGA